A window of Punica granatum isolate Tunisia-2019 chromosome 8, ASM765513v2, whole genome shotgun sequence genomic DNA:
TGAGGACCATTGAGGTTTGGAGATGGCTCTGGGCCAACAATGAAATAAACATCCCTATTTTTTAGCTTGCCGGAAGTAAATTTGCAGACCATTATGGATGATAGCCTAACGGTTATAAGCTCACTCTCATGTGGTTTGAAAAACCCCACATCGAGTTCGAATCCCCAGGACATATGTAGGGTGAGCTCTTTGGCTTGAGCCGGGGTAAATAAATTTGCAGTTTGCAGTTGGTTTTCCACCGAGGAGTCTGTCAGTTTGCGTAAATTTGAGTTCTGAATCCCATCATATGGTCTCACAAACTGCGTAGtcaataaatatttgagaATCATGCTGCTATTGCAAAAGCAAACATAATTCGCtcaaaaaggataaaataaacAAGAAGGAACgagaaatatgaaaatgacAAGACATAATATCTACGAGCAATATCGGGTTCTCGTCAAGGTACACTGCAAACCGTTTGTATCTGCAAAACTCCAGGGTGAGACGATGGGCATTGATTAGAAATTACTGGTCTTTCATCCTCTTTTCTGCTTCCTCCAAGCTCTGAATCTTCTTGTAGAATTTGCATATCCGATAGATACACCTGCACCCACCAAATCGGTTTCGCATTTGTTAAGATAGcaaattaagaatattttagaataattaaaGACTGGAAAACTGAGTGAGAATGTCAGTACCAATAGAGGAGGCACGCTGAAGCACACAAAATCACATTCCTTTGGGCTTTATAGATCTGCAAAATACAACCCGAGTACAAGATGTACATGCATCAGCAATCCGAAGGAAACAGATGAACAAGAGCTCAAAAGAACCTTTCTTCCTGGTCATAAGACACAGTTCATGCTCTATCAAGCTAAAGGGGAACACCTATGCCACTAATCAACCTGTTGCTGAGGAGGATTCAACAGACTAATTTCTTAACAAATCCAATCAAAATATGTAGTCAAAAGAGTTAAGAAATAGCAGCAGGCTGCCACAGTTACACTTAATGCTGTCCAACATATTCACTTTATGAGGGCAATTGGACAGCATGCCACCGAAGAAAAGTTCAACCACCATATCGAATagacaaataaaattcaaagaaaagtTTGCCTGCAAGAGGCATTACTGATTCTGCATTTTCATTCCGACTGTTCTTGATTGTTCTGCCCAGAATCTTTATCTGTTTCGTTAATTTTTATGCCTTACAActagaaaggggaaaagggaCGACTCAAGTAAGGAAGATGTCATGAATTATCTATCTAAAATAACAGAAACACttcaagcaaaaaaagaaattgaaacaACAGAGACACGTGACCATCGATTAACTTCAATCTAATACATCCAATTAGCtccatataattattaaatggaCGCCAAACTTACCCAAATTTCCATCTGCATCACAGCCAGTGACAAGAGACTCGACTATTCTCTGCTTAATATTCATTCACATACAAAAAACTAATGAACATCTTGCATAAAGCAACAACTTCAAATTCTGATACTTTTATCGATCACCGTTTAACTTATAGTGCCAAGATATcctaaaattgttaaaaaccAGAATCAGTGCCTGGATCTGGGCATGAGAAAGACAAATGCAGAAATCTACCATCCGGACCAATCGAGAGGTAGCAACTCCTGTCTCTTAACTCAGATTTCAGTCCTAAAATGCATTCGCTAATCAGTAAGGATACATCTAATATCACATCCTATGATCCTACCAAAGATTGAACTTCTACATTAACTCACAATAAGGCATTAAGACAAACCGCCAGCAAAGTTACTCCGCCTTTTGCTTTTCTCTTAtcggaaaagtaataaatccATATCCTATGCAAGAAGTTCTTCCACAAAATAATGCACTCACACAACTTATGCAAGATCAAAGATTACATGAGACATCTTGTGAAACTCAAAGTGGAGCTTAAAGTAGCATGATCGTTAATTATATGCTCGGTCAGCCACTGAATCAACGACCTAAAATTGCACGATTTCAGTTAAATGTACTGCCACAGACGTCTCGTAGTTTCCTATAGTATGCATAATATTGCTGATCGACTACGATTGCCAAATCCCACCTATCAAGTAGAGCTCGATTAGGAAGGTTCATTCTTTCATCAAATTTTCCGGTGAAAAAAACCGAGCATGTTCTAGGCATGACTCATTCTCCTGTCTGGACAGATCATCCTCGCAGTTCATTTTGCTGCCCCAGCCATCACTTTTGTGATCCTTCGTTTACTGTGGAAGAAGTTCAACCGAAGAATTGTAGCTCTCAAGCTCCTGATTGCAGAGACCTTGAATGTACTAATTAATCATTGTTGCATATTTAAGGCGAGAACCTCACGAAGATTATCGCTACTACTCGAGAGCACACTATTTGATACACTCCACTCACCGATTTCTCGTAGCGATCTCTCTCGGCGGCGGTGCAGACCTCCGAGGTGCACATCAAGCGGTGCTCGTTCTTCCAGTACAGATCTGCAATCCAAAAAGAAAACCTGAATCCGAAATGCCTGAATGCCCGATCAAGATACTCAGCAGTCATAACTTTCATACATAGAGGATGCTAAAAAAGACTCACCGAGGAGCTGAAACCCGGCGAAGGGGACGACGAAGAGCGCCGACTGAAGGATGAGGGACACGAAGGAGACGATGCGGTACTTTAAGAGCTTCGGCGACGGGAGAGTCAGCAGGATCGCCACAACAGCCTCAGCTGCCACCGCGTAGGTCAGTAGCATCCACTGCAGAGCCATCTCCTAGAGCTTATAACTTAGGAGGTGGCACTTCCGGCGAGCTTCCGACGATCAGCGACGGAGAACCGAGAAGATTCCCTGTCGGGATTCTTCTTCTCTCGCTCGACAGTTGGCTTCAAATAGAAGAAAGCTCTGCCTCTGGGGCTGAACTATGTctgatatattattaattatttgattattatttgaacctttaatcaaaattaaaagaattttaaaccattttttaattaaaaaatatataagggATGGGCTTCACATTCGAGCAGGCCCATGGACTTGATCCGCGATCCTCACCACGTCCGGTCCACTACATAGTTATCGCGATTTAAATAGGCCAATGACATTTCGTGATCTCACCGAAAAAGAATTGCTACAATTTTTACGTCGCAATGCAAGCACTTGACATATGCCGAGTATGATATTTATATAAGTGGAGATAGTCGCAAGCTAATCTCTGGGGCTCGTGAACATATTCATCGATTGTAGTGTCCGAGGACGGCTGGGATGGCCGTATTTCTTTCGTAGGAGGATGGAATTTGGTCCTCCAAGGCAGTCATCACCCATTGCCAGACTAGAGGCAACCTCCACTTCTGAATCAAAACCCCCAGCTCCGAGACCATCATAGTCATTCATATGACCGATAAATCTGAATATACCATACCTCGTAAGCCCTGCCAAAGTTTAACCCATCGGCTCGTGCACATACCGGAAAATGTTTCGGCTTCGACAGACCGTCACTTGCGGTGAGGGGAATGAAGCCTGGTCCAAGAAACAACGTCATCATGGCCCGATCCATCATGAAGGGTAATTTTTTGCACCAGACGACATTCCCTGCACCGGCGACGCTCACATAGTCGATGATACGCTTGACGAGATCGAGATAGAGAGGAAGGAAATTGTAGGGTGGTGGTGATGGTGGAGTGCATTCATATAAATAGACTCTGCAATTCTGATGATGATATCTGTGAGCCTGAAGCATGCAGCTCAGCCTCAGAGGAGTTGCTGCAGTAAAGAAGTTGGTGGGGGATGGATGGGGTTCTCTTTACCGTCAAGGCTTCCCAAAATTATTGACACCGAAGTTTTAATATAagtttatttatcttttattcgCCGACCCTTTTATAAAGTCCAAATCGAAAGTTCCATTCTTTTCattattaaggaaaaaagaaaagaaaaaaagttatttaaCTATTTCGGAGAAGTCAAGAATTGCCACTGCATGCCTCTCGGACAGTATAAATTATTGTCAATCATTAATTTCCgtttgagagaaaaagaagagccACATATTTCCCATTATCGGACCATCATTATTGCTCAGCTTACTATTAGAGCTAATTATGCTTCGCTGATGAGATCAAAAATTGGGGTCATGCGGTAGTACCGAAGGGCATATGGACATCGGCGGGAGTAACCGTATGTGAATCGGAAGCTACGACTATTCGGTATAGCAAGCAATAGCCAATAGGGATTGTGAAACGTTTCTGCTCGTACCCGATCATCATACAATGCTGCATGTGTGCGCTTTCGTTTGGATTACCCTCTTTTCTAATCTCTACGCATGCAGTTTTTCTTGGGTTATTAATAGAAAAAGTTGATTCATCATACGATAGGGTGTAAATGGGCAGTAAGCGCATATAAT
This region includes:
- the LOC116189159 gene encoding uncharacterized protein LOC116189159; this translates as MALQWMLLTYAVAAEAVVAILLTLPSPKLLKYRIVSFVSLILQSALFVVPFAGFQLLDLYWKNEHRLMCTSEVCTAAERDRYEKSIYKAQRNVILCASACLLYWCIYRICKFYKKIQSLEEAEKRMKDQ